One Streptomyces sp. NBC_00102 DNA segment encodes these proteins:
- a CDS encoding FAD-dependent oxidoreductase gives MTDHWDHHVDLLVVGSGAGGLAAAVVGAQEGLDVLVLEKTEWLGGTSAYSAGTAWIPGHRHQDDPAADSAAARDYLDTLVGNRAPKGLRESYLTHAPRAIDHLERMGIGFWHSATAVDYHPEIPGYGTGRALEPHTFDGRRLGKKHFRRVRRPVREFALFGGTLMVRRAEVDELLTIFRGSATGIVTALRLGLRWAADMLGWPRGTRLTMGNALTANLYHQLLARRGVVWFTARPTEVVADETGRVVGAVVTSRGRTVRIAARAGVVLAGGGFSASPEWRARHLPTPTAQFTRAAEGATGDSMDLARTAGGALRESEGGNALWFPSSLGRRRDGSTAVFPHIWDRAKPGIIAVNSAGRRFVDESVSYHRFVRAMYEAHASVPTIPAWLVTDARSLAAHGLGMIRPHTSAPFLERHLRSGYLRSGRTVRELAAAIAVDPAGLARTIADSNRYARTGVDEEFGKGGHPYGHQYGDPDHSPNVNLGPIERAPYYAIAVVPTPLATSLGLRTSPEAQVLDEHDQPVRGLYACGNDANSPMAAEYPGAGCQIGAALTFGYLAARHAARSLPRPHQP, from the coding sequence ATGACCGACCACTGGGACCATCACGTCGACCTGCTCGTCGTCGGGTCCGGGGCAGGCGGCCTGGCCGCCGCTGTCGTCGGCGCCCAAGAGGGCCTCGACGTCCTCGTACTGGAGAAGACCGAGTGGCTCGGAGGTACTTCCGCGTACTCGGCCGGCACGGCCTGGATCCCCGGACACCGCCACCAGGACGACCCGGCGGCCGACAGCGCCGCGGCACGGGACTATCTGGACACTCTCGTGGGCAACCGCGCCCCCAAGGGGCTGCGGGAGAGCTACCTCACCCACGCACCTCGAGCCATCGACCATCTGGAACGGATGGGGATCGGATTCTGGCACTCGGCGACAGCCGTCGACTACCACCCCGAGATACCGGGCTACGGAACGGGACGGGCCCTCGAACCCCACACCTTCGACGGACGGCGACTCGGCAAGAAGCACTTCCGCCGCGTCCGGCGTCCGGTCAGGGAGTTCGCCCTCTTCGGCGGCACCCTCATGGTCCGCCGCGCGGAGGTCGACGAACTGCTCACCATCTTCAGGGGATCGGCGACCGGCATCGTCACCGCGCTGCGCTTGGGCCTGCGTTGGGCAGCCGACATGCTCGGCTGGCCCCGTGGAACCCGTCTCACCATGGGAAACGCCCTCACAGCCAACCTCTACCACCAGCTTCTGGCTCGCCGCGGCGTCGTGTGGTTCACGGCCCGCCCCACCGAAGTGGTCGCCGACGAGACCGGACGCGTGGTAGGTGCGGTGGTGACGAGCCGGGGGCGGACCGTCCGCATCGCCGCCCGTGCCGGCGTAGTCCTCGCCGGCGGCGGGTTTTCAGCCTCCCCCGAATGGCGTGCACGTCACCTGCCCACCCCCACGGCGCAGTTCACTCGCGCGGCAGAGGGAGCCACCGGCGACTCGATGGATCTCGCCCGGACGGCCGGCGGTGCGCTCCGTGAGTCCGAAGGGGGCAACGCCCTGTGGTTCCCGAGTTCTCTGGGCCGCCGCAGGGACGGTTCCACCGCGGTCTTCCCCCATATCTGGGACAGAGCCAAACCAGGGATCATCGCGGTCAACTCGGCGGGACGCCGGTTCGTGGACGAGTCCGTCTCCTACCACCGCTTCGTGCGCGCCATGTACGAAGCGCACGCGTCCGTACCCACGATCCCGGCCTGGCTCGTGACCGACGCACGGTCCCTGGCCGCCCACGGACTCGGCATGATCCGCCCGCACACCTCGGCCCCCTTCCTTGAACGGCACCTCCGCTCCGGATACCTGCGCAGCGGCCGGACGGTCCGCGAGCTCGCGGCCGCCATCGCGGTCGATCCCGCCGGTCTCGCCCGGACCATCGCCGACAGCAACCGCTACGCCCGGACCGGGGTCGACGAGGAGTTCGGAAAGGGCGGGCACCCGTACGGCCACCAGTACGGTGATCCGGACCACAGCCCGAACGTCAACCTCGGCCCGATCGAGCGGGCCCCGTATTACGCCATCGCCGTGGTGCCGACCCCACTGGCGACCTCGCTCGGCCTCAGAACCAGTCCCGAGGCGCAGGTGCTCGACGAACACGACCAGCCCGTCCGGGGCCTGTACGCCTGTGGCAACGACGCGAACTCCCCGATGGCGGCCGAGTATCCGGGAGCCGGATGCCAGATAGGTGCCGCGCTCACCTTCGGATACCTGGCCGCTCGCCACGCGGCCCGCTCACTTCCACGCCCCCACCAGCCCTGA
- a CDS encoding ABC transporter ATP-binding protein, with product MTTTAAGPSAAGTGTDSLAVTDLTVHYGGVCAVRSVALSVAPGESMGIIGSNGAGKTSTLKALMGLIPRSSGRITLGDTDLSKVRARDMVRHGVGYVPEGRHVFPGLSVEKNLLLGAYHRSWKGETRDTLAHVYDLFPILRDFRSRAAGDLSGGQQQMLAIGRALMSRPRLLLLDEPSMGLSPKLIENVLDILVRLRGEGLGLLLVEQNAKLTFGVTSHCLVMENGSVAMSGTSEELAHDERVRQIYLGL from the coding sequence ATGACCACCACCGCTGCCGGACCCTCCGCAGCAGGTACCGGTACCGACAGTCTCGCCGTCACCGACTTGACCGTCCACTACGGCGGAGTCTGCGCGGTCAGATCGGTGGCGCTGAGCGTGGCTCCCGGCGAGTCCATGGGAATCATCGGGTCCAACGGCGCGGGCAAGACCTCGACGCTCAAGGCGCTCATGGGGCTCATCCCACGCAGCAGCGGCAGGATCACCCTCGGGGACACCGATCTCAGCAAGGTGCGGGCCCGGGACATGGTCCGCCACGGTGTGGGCTACGTCCCCGAGGGACGCCACGTCTTCCCGGGGCTCTCCGTCGAGAAGAACCTGCTGCTGGGCGCCTACCACCGGTCGTGGAAGGGAGAAACGCGCGACACCCTCGCGCACGTCTACGACCTCTTCCCCATCCTGCGGGACTTCCGCAGCCGTGCGGCGGGCGACCTGTCGGGCGGTCAGCAGCAGATGCTGGCCATCGGCCGCGCACTCATGTCCCGGCCGAGGCTGCTGCTGCTGGACGAACCCTCCATGGGGCTGTCCCCCAAGCTGATCGAGAACGTCCTGGACATCCTCGTACGCCTACGGGGCGAAGGCCTGGGGCTTCTGCTGGTCGAACAGAACGCCAAGCTGACCTTCGGCGTCACCAGCCACTGCCTCGTGATGGAGAACGGTTCGGTCGCGATGTCCGGCACCTCCGAGGAACTCGCGCACGACGAGCGGGTACGGCAGATCTACCTCGGGCTGTGA
- a CDS encoding ATP-binding cassette domain-containing protein, producing the protein MSLLKSKPVLVLLGCVLAYALPYGLNGYSIHVVDIAIIFALLAVGMGLVMGVAGQINLAQVAFFGVGAYTTAILTTHSGYGFWTAAILGIVTTMLVGLLVGLPALRMQSHYLGIVTLGLALGFVNWITNAKITGGADGISGIPVPPLFGIDLADEYMYYYLEIVVFGLALAFGTFVVRTRLGRRLRAMRDDALAAGAMGAEIPLLRMTAFLLASTYGGVAGILYAGLIRYVAPETFSLSNMFLLLAMVIIGGRRSLVGCVVGAVGLVLIREALVDFAVYAQLGYGIVVVLMVVFAPTGIAGIPERIRDAVSRRRKSDDVSAAELGAYLPEPLPQNPAPDLGAGSGPALEVSHLTKKFGALTALNDVTLTVEHGEIRGIVGPNGSGKTTLFNVISGLYRPSAGHVTGVGRDIGRARPYQLSLAGMARTFQNLRLFSQMTVRENILVVLDRSRTSTVWQYALWPVGVLSGEHRLQEEADRILEEYGLTAFADAHPQSLPYGIQRRIEIARAMAGRPSLLLLDEPAAGLNGEEVGQLSAIVRSIRDRGVTVILIEHNMGLVMSLCERITVLAAGTVIAEGTPAEVAATPQVIEAYLGDSVPDTLPVPVAPEVSS; encoded by the coding sequence ATGAGCCTCCTCAAGTCGAAACCGGTACTCGTCCTGCTCGGGTGCGTCCTGGCCTACGCGCTGCCGTACGGACTGAACGGCTACTCGATCCACGTGGTCGACATCGCGATCATCTTCGCGCTCCTCGCCGTCGGCATGGGGCTCGTCATGGGTGTCGCGGGCCAGATCAACCTCGCCCAGGTCGCCTTCTTCGGAGTCGGCGCCTACACCACCGCCATCCTCACCACCCACTCCGGATACGGCTTCTGGACCGCCGCGATCCTCGGCATCGTCACGACGATGCTGGTGGGACTGCTCGTGGGCCTGCCCGCACTGCGCATGCAGTCCCACTACCTCGGCATCGTCACGCTCGGCCTCGCCCTGGGGTTCGTCAACTGGATCACCAACGCGAAGATCACCGGCGGCGCGGACGGCATCTCGGGCATCCCCGTACCACCGCTCTTCGGGATCGACCTCGCCGACGAGTACATGTACTACTACCTGGAGATCGTGGTCTTCGGGCTCGCACTCGCCTTCGGCACCTTCGTGGTGCGGACCCGGCTCGGACGCCGACTGCGCGCCATGCGGGACGACGCGCTGGCCGCCGGCGCCATGGGCGCCGAGATCCCCCTGCTCCGGATGACCGCGTTCCTCCTCGCCAGCACCTATGGCGGAGTGGCCGGCATCCTCTACGCCGGACTCATCCGGTACGTCGCCCCCGAGACCTTCAGCCTCAGCAACATGTTCCTGCTGCTGGCCATGGTCATCATCGGCGGCCGCCGCAGCCTGGTGGGATGCGTGGTCGGCGCGGTCGGCCTCGTGCTGATCCGCGAGGCCCTCGTCGACTTCGCCGTCTATGCACAGCTCGGATACGGCATCGTCGTCGTCCTCATGGTGGTCTTCGCCCCCACCGGAATCGCGGGCATCCCCGAACGCATCCGGGACGCCGTCAGCCGCCGCAGGAAGAGCGACGACGTGAGCGCCGCCGAGCTCGGGGCCTACCTGCCCGAGCCCCTCCCGCAGAACCCCGCGCCCGATCTGGGAGCGGGCAGCGGGCCGGCCCTGGAAGTCAGCCACCTCACCAAGAAGTTCGGTGCGCTGACCGCGCTGAACGACGTCACCCTCACCGTGGAACACGGAGAGATCCGCGGCATCGTCGGCCCCAACGGGTCCGGCAAGACAACGCTGTTCAACGTGATCAGCGGGCTCTACCGGCCCTCCGCGGGCCATGTCACCGGCGTCGGCCGCGACATCGGCCGGGCACGCCCCTACCAGCTGTCCCTGGCCGGAATGGCGCGCACCTTCCAGAACCTGCGCCTCTTCTCCCAGATGACCGTCCGCGAGAACATCCTCGTCGTCCTCGACCGGTCCCGTACGTCGACGGTCTGGCAGTACGCCCTGTGGCCCGTCGGAGTCCTCTCCGGCGAGCACCGGTTGCAGGAGGAGGCGGACCGCATCCTGGAGGAGTACGGGCTGACCGCCTTCGCTGACGCCCATCCGCAGTCGCTCCCGTACGGGATCCAGCGCCGCATCGAAATCGCAAGGGCCATGGCGGGGCGCCCCAGCCTGCTCCTCCTGGACGAACCGGCGGCCGGTCTCAACGGAGAGGAGGTCGGCCAGCTCTCGGCGATCGTCCGCTCCATCCGCGACCGGGGCGTCACCGTCATCCTCATCGAGCACAACATGGGACTGGTCATGTCCCTGTGCGAACGGATCACCGTCCTCGCCGCCGGTACCGTCATCGCCGAGGGCACCCCTGCCGAAGTGGCCGCCACACCTCAGGTCATCGAGGCGTACCTCGGCGACTCGGTGCCCGACACCCTGCCCGTCCCCGTCGCACCGGAGGTTTCCTCATGA
- a CDS encoding branched-chain amino acid ABC transporter permease, with amino-acid sequence MQVTLQTLVGGLSLGAIYALIAVGFSVVYRTMGLVNFAHADVAMIGAYACSTFYLTSHLPFVAAILISIVVTGAIGLVIERVLRPLENKDFDLMLIGTIGFGTVLQAAATLIWGTTGRAMPSPITSGPLDILGIRIRTYDLMVIAVTAATVVLLTLFLQRTKPGAAMQAVAMDHEAATAVGIHVGRSNALAFAIGAGIAALAGSLAGPMLYVDATLGGALGVKGFAAAMLGGFGSIPGAVVGGLAIGVLDSYAGDHFQGYSVLVTFLVFTAAIMIRPTGIFGERTVSRA; translated from the coding sequence ATGCAAGTCACTCTGCAAACCCTCGTCGGAGGGCTCAGTCTCGGCGCGATCTACGCCCTGATCGCTGTCGGCTTCTCCGTCGTCTACCGCACCATGGGCCTCGTCAACTTCGCCCACGCCGACGTCGCGATGATCGGCGCCTACGCCTGTTCGACGTTCTACCTCACCTCGCACCTCCCGTTCGTCGCGGCCATCCTCATCTCCATCGTCGTCACCGGTGCCATCGGTCTGGTCATCGAGCGGGTCCTGCGCCCGCTCGAAAACAAGGACTTCGACCTCATGCTGATCGGCACCATCGGGTTCGGCACCGTCCTCCAGGCCGCCGCCACCTTGATCTGGGGAACCACCGGCCGGGCCATGCCCTCGCCGATCACCTCCGGCCCCCTGGACATCTTGGGGATCCGCATCCGCACGTACGACCTGATGGTCATCGCCGTCACCGCGGCCACCGTGGTCCTGCTCACCCTCTTCCTCCAGCGCACCAAGCCGGGCGCCGCCATGCAGGCGGTGGCCATGGACCACGAGGCCGCGACCGCCGTCGGCATCCACGTGGGCCGCAGCAACGCCCTCGCCTTCGCGATCGGCGCCGGCATCGCGGCCCTCGCCGGAAGCCTCGCCGGACCCATGCTCTACGTCGACGCCACCCTGGGCGGCGCCCTGGGCGTCAAGGGGTTCGCCGCGGCCATGCTCGGCGGATTCGGGAGCATCCCCGGCGCGGTCGTGGGAGGCCTGGCCATCGGGGTCCTGGACTCCTACGCCGGCGACCACTTCCAGGGATACAGCGTGCTGGTCACCTTCCTCGTCTTCACCGCGGCCATCATGATCCGCCCGACCGGCATCTTCGGCGAGAGGACGGTGAGCAGGGCATGA